The Magnolia sinica isolate HGM2019 chromosome 11, MsV1, whole genome shotgun sequence DNA window GAAGTCACTGGCTCCTTCGTCGAGATGAACCAAGAAGTCGCGAAGATCCTCCTAGAATGCAAGAAAGACATATGGAAAAACCAAGAACTCTCCAACCTCGTCGAAGAGTACTTTGACAAGAGCTTGCAGATGTTTGATTTCTGCGCGGCATTGGAGAATTGCCTTAGCCGGGCCCGCGATAGCCAGCTGATCATACAGCTCGCGCTCCAACATTTTGAAGCAGAGGGGAATGGAAGCACCGACGACGGGAAGAAATATTCAAGGACGTTGGAGGAATTAAAGAATTTCAAGGCTGCTGGGGATCCATTTACAGAGGAGTTCTTTCAGATATTTGAATCCATTTACAAGCAGCAGATCTCAATGCTGGAAAAATTGCAACTCCACAAGAGTAACATCAATGAAAAGCTGAAATCTGTGAAGACCTGGCGCAAGGTCTCTAGCATTATCTTTGCATCAGCGATTGTTGCAGTCTTCATTTGCACGGTCGTGGCAGCTGCTGTTGCAGCCCCACCTGTTCTGACGGCGCTGGCGGGCGCTGCGTCTGTGCCTTTGGGATCAATGGGTGCTTGGTTCAATTCACTTTGGACGAATTATGAGGTTGCTCTGAAAGAGCAGAAGGAGATGGTTAGCTCGATGTGGGCAGGCACTTTCATTTCAATCAAGGACATGGATAGTATTCGGGCACTCGTCGACCAGTTGGAGATTGAAATCGAGTCATTGCTA harbors:
- the LOC131218548 gene encoding UPF0496 protein 1-like, which encodes MGGQFSKKTGESLPAIQTPGNFLSTADLSSYESACRLDPDLQTFDTALHARTNRVINSLAVGVELRSLSFNSLREVTGSFVEMNQEVAKILLECKKDIWKNQELSNLVEEYFDKSLQMFDFCAALENCLSRARDSQLIIQLALQHFEAEGNGSTDDGKKYSRTLEELKNFKAAGDPFTEEFFQIFESIYKQQISMLEKLQLHKSNINEKLKSVKTWRKVSSIIFASAIVAVFICTVVAAAVAAPPVLTALAGAASVPLGSMGAWFNSLWTNYEVALKEQKEMVSSMWAGTFISIKDMDSIRALVDQLEIEIESLLRNADFALRDEEAVRVGIGEIKKKLGVFTTSLKDLGDHINSCIRDIKMARTVVLQKMINPPN